A genomic segment from Paenibacillus sp. FSL K6-1096 encodes:
- a CDS encoding helix-turn-helix transcriptional regulator — MVPIIATIRDALAGYLAQQKMTINQFAGQSGINSGTLSRLIHGQQPIAMNHLERITRAMGLPEDHFYSLYVEECFDHSPPTWRRLRPFIVRSAELGRLDCIEQVVQQLLEKLTYAPMLFEVAEGLFQEGLWQAAELLYKNVSDSEKYQNSERLALCQYRLFRIALGDDQARNLQAAHIFECYLDKLDEADQLDGIKHLVNVYYSLHKWEKADKLAQDMLHLATLRYNLQRQSNRRTGEEKKPEKPLCFYIYYSHLMRASICEEHNDYKSALKFVSLYTDTSWIQKDDKEAKRTVTQFQEWGKANTLLYQVMSGKQEVLLEYIEHISTQRDELFVALSNILTSANRYGWNVDHVLERFADYIPYQTYDTEFGGYNQQIMSDQHTKFLAELAAYHLNNKRKEGIDYILQSLESSARINNESTVIKCADLFGKHQDQADEEAQAQYNLQIGAYL; from the coding sequence ATGGTCCCAATCATAGCGACCATTCGCGATGCATTAGCGGGGTATCTGGCCCAGCAGAAGATGACTATTAATCAGTTTGCCGGACAATCCGGGATCAATTCAGGAACTCTCAGCCGGTTGATTCATGGTCAGCAGCCCATTGCCATGAACCATCTGGAACGGATTACGAGGGCGATGGGTCTCCCTGAGGATCACTTTTACAGCCTCTATGTGGAAGAGTGCTTCGATCATTCCCCACCAACCTGGCGGCGGTTACGGCCGTTTATTGTGCGTTCAGCTGAGCTCGGGCGTCTGGACTGCATTGAACAGGTGGTTCAGCAATTGCTGGAGAAGCTGACTTACGCTCCCATGCTGTTCGAGGTAGCGGAAGGTCTGTTTCAGGAGGGTCTATGGCAAGCAGCAGAATTGCTGTATAAGAACGTGAGCGACAGCGAGAAATACCAGAATTCCGAACGACTAGCCTTATGCCAGTACCGGTTGTTTCGCATTGCCCTAGGAGACGATCAAGCCCGGAATCTCCAAGCCGCTCATATCTTTGAATGTTATTTGGATAAGCTGGATGAGGCGGATCAGTTGGATGGAATTAAACACTTAGTAAATGTGTATTATTCACTGCATAAATGGGAAAAAGCTGATAAATTAGCTCAGGATATGCTTCATCTGGCTACTCTTCGTTATAATCTTCAACGTCAATCAAACCGCAGGACGGGTGAAGAGAAAAAACCTGAAAAACCGCTATGTTTCTATATTTATTACTCTCATCTCATGCGTGCAAGTATATGTGAGGAACATAATGATTATAAATCAGCTCTAAAATTTGTCAGTCTCTATACAGATACAAGCTGGATACAAAAAGATGATAAAGAGGCAAAACGAACGGTAACTCAGTTTCAAGAATGGGGAAAGGCAAATACTTTGCTGTATCAGGTTATGTCTGGTAAGCAGGAAGTCCTTTTAGAGTATATTGAACATATTTCAACCCAAAGAGATGAACTATTTGTAGCTTTATCTAATATCCTAACCTCAGCTAACCGTTATGGCTGGAATGTAGATCATGTTCTGGAACGGTTTGCTGACTACATTCCATACCAGACATATGATACAGAGTTTGGCGGTTACAATCAGCAGATTATGTCAGACCAACATACCAAATTTCTTGCTGAATTAGCAGCCTATCATCTAAACAACAAGCGCAAGGAAGGCATCGACTACATCCTGCAAAGCTTAGAATCATCCGCTAGGATTAATAACGAAAGTACAGTGATTAAATGTGCTGATCTGTTTGGGAAGCATCAGGATCAAGCTGATGAGGAAGCGCAGGCACAATACAACCTCCAAATCGGAGCATACTTGTAG
- a CDS encoding amino acid ABC transporter ATP-binding protein — protein MIKVSHLSKSFHGNLILDDLSVEINKGDVVALIGSSGAGKSTFLRALNCLEQADQGTLDLEGFQVDFSTITNKQRLELRKQTAMVFQQFNLFQHRTALDNVKEGLKIVKKMNDREAAQIAQEQLEQVGLADRAHYYPKHLSGGQQQRVGIARALAMNPKLLLLDEPTSALDPELVGEVLQTIKKTAATGQTMILVSHEMSFVYEVASKVLFLDRGKIVEEGTPDQVFNHPKSDRAREFLQNYFRNKTGN, from the coding sequence ATGATTAAGGTAAGCCATTTATCCAAGTCTTTTCACGGGAATCTGATTCTGGACGATCTGTCCGTTGAGATTAACAAGGGGGATGTCGTTGCTCTCATCGGCTCATCTGGTGCAGGCAAATCGACCTTCCTGCGTGCGCTCAACTGTCTGGAGCAGGCAGATCAGGGCACGCTGGATCTCGAAGGCTTTCAGGTGGACTTCAGCACGATTACGAACAAGCAGCGGCTGGAGCTGCGGAAGCAGACGGCGATGGTGTTTCAGCAATTCAATCTGTTCCAGCACCGGACGGCACTGGATAATGTCAAGGAAGGCCTGAAGATTGTCAAAAAGATGAATGACCGCGAAGCCGCCCAGATTGCCCAGGAGCAACTGGAGCAGGTAGGTCTCGCTGACCGCGCTCATTATTATCCGAAGCATCTGTCTGGCGGCCAGCAGCAGCGGGTGGGCATTGCCCGCGCGCTCGCGATGAATCCGAAGCTGCTGCTCCTGGACGAGCCAACCTCGGCGCTGGACCCCGAGCTGGTCGGCGAGGTGCTGCAGACGATCAAGAAGACCGCAGCTACGGGACAGACGATGATTCTTGTGTCGCATGAGATGAGCTTCGTGTACGAAGTGGCGAGCAAGGTGCTTTTCCTGGACAGAGGCAAAATCGTGGAGGAAGGCACACCAGACCAGGTGTTCAACCATCCGAAGTCCGACCGGGCCAGAGAGTTCCTGCAGAATTATTTCCGTAATAAGACGGGGAACTGA
- a CDS encoding amino acid ABC transporter permease — translation MGEIFDINAVFTSIPRLLEVLPVSLQITVISMIVGLVFALLFAVIRMRRIPVLSQLVSVFISFIRGTPIIVQLYLTYNGIPLLLKFINQQYGTDYNINTIPPMIFVLVTFAFNEAAYNSETIRAALQSVNKGQIEAAESLGMTYLQVLRRVIVPQALVVAIPPLGNALIGLLKGTSLAFVAGVIEMTAKGKIISGSNFRFFEVYLALAIIYWVMTILIEQLLRFLEKRFSIPDSAAGAMNRGWFSWGRRGI, via the coding sequence ATGGGAGAGATTTTTGATATCAACGCGGTATTCACATCCATACCTCGGCTGTTAGAGGTCCTTCCTGTGAGTCTGCAAATTACAGTCATTTCGATGATTGTCGGCCTTGTGTTTGCGCTGCTGTTCGCAGTCATCCGCATGAGACGCATCCCCGTCCTAAGCCAGCTGGTCTCTGTCTTCATCTCGTTCATCCGGGGAACGCCGATCATTGTGCAATTGTATCTGACCTACAACGGAATTCCGTTATTGCTCAAATTCATCAACCAGCAGTACGGGACAGATTATAATATCAATACCATTCCGCCGATGATCTTCGTGCTGGTCACCTTCGCGTTCAATGAAGCGGCGTACAACTCGGAGACGATCCGCGCGGCGCTGCAATCGGTGAACAAGGGCCAGATTGAGGCCGCCGAATCGCTGGGGATGACGTATCTGCAGGTGCTGAGAAGAGTGATTGTTCCCCAGGCGCTGGTGGTGGCGATTCCGCCGCTGGGTAACGCGCTGATCGGATTGCTGAAGGGGACCTCCCTGGCCTTCGTCGCAGGTGTAATCGAAATGACGGCCAAGGGTAAAATCATCTCCGGCAGCAACTTCCGCTTCTTCGAGGTGTATCTCGCGCTGGCGATCATCTACTGGGTCATGACGATTCTGATTGAACAGCTTCTCCGCTTCCTGGAGAAGAGATTCTCGATTCCAGACTCCGCTGCCGGGGCTATGAACCGTGGCTGGTTCTCTTGGGGAAGGAGAGGGATCTGA
- a CDS encoding CapA family protein, producing MKFLISGDSLFSSSNLDKTMDPELLALLQRADEAFTNAEFVTPRPNTVPAAGRGYQTSVRPKALDEFGKLNIRYVGFANNHTGDYGTQGLVDTMEEAEARGLVPLGVGMSLHEARKPVFVDTADGRIAIITIDVTRSEVFAASNPGNGVPARPGVNPLRWSRTYVVNDQDFNTLKEISERIGIAASMEEGKRIETFKSRSENYYEFGSFFEGYLTFEKGEHSRVRTTANEQDQQEIYRTIQDARERSDYVFVSLHTHEGENENWYSDYPAEFIETFARGAVDAGASCVFGHGAHFTRGVELYQGQPIFYNLGSLFMEFEAGESIISPEMFTAYGYPENEAPSTLHKNRTKDSEGNWQGFYSDRKFSENFLVLFDLSVEDKRFSYELVPIDLRLTHETVTKRGLPVLASEEAAGSLVERLNAVSKERYHTEVIYEGGRLVVRPC from the coding sequence ATGAAATTCTTAATCTCGGGAGATTCATTATTCTCCAGCAGTAACTTAGATAAAACAATGGACCCGGAGCTGCTGGCGCTGCTTCAGAGGGCCGATGAGGCTTTTACCAATGCAGAGTTTGTGACCCCGCGGCCGAATACAGTTCCGGCGGCAGGCCGCGGTTACCAGACCAGTGTGCGCCCCAAGGCGTTAGATGAATTCGGGAAGCTGAATATCCGCTATGTCGGCTTCGCGAATAATCATACGGGGGACTACGGGACCCAGGGGCTTGTGGATACAATGGAAGAGGCGGAGGCGCGCGGACTGGTGCCGCTCGGAGTGGGCATGAGCCTGCATGAAGCCCGCAAGCCGGTGTTCGTGGATACGGCAGACGGCCGGATTGCGATCATCACTATTGATGTAACGAGAAGTGAGGTATTCGCAGCCTCGAATCCGGGGAATGGCGTTCCGGCCCGTCCGGGCGTCAATCCGCTCCGCTGGTCGAGGACCTATGTCGTGAACGATCAGGACTTCAACACGCTGAAGGAGATTAGTGAGCGGATCGGCATTGCCGCCAGCATGGAGGAAGGCAAGCGGATTGAGACCTTCAAGAGCAGATCGGAGAATTACTATGAATTCGGCTCGTTTTTTGAAGGTTATTTAACCTTCGAGAAGGGGGAACACTCCCGCGTCCGGACAACAGCGAACGAGCAGGATCAGCAGGAGATCTACCGTACCATTCAGGATGCCCGCGAGCGCAGTGATTATGTGTTTGTCAGCCTGCATACGCATGAAGGGGAAAACGAGAACTGGTACTCCGATTATCCGGCCGAGTTCATCGAGACCTTCGCGCGGGGTGCGGTCGATGCCGGGGCGAGCTGTGTGTTCGGACATGGCGCCCACTTCACCCGTGGGGTGGAGCTGTATCAGGGGCAGCCGATTTTTTATAACCTGGGCAGTCTGTTCATGGAATTTGAGGCCGGGGAATCGATCATCTCGCCTGAGATGTTCACCGCCTACGGATATCCTGAGAATGAAGCGCCGTCCACTCTGCACAAGAACCGGACCAAGGACAGCGAAGGGAACTGGCAGGGCTTCTATAGCGACCGTAAGTTCTCGGAGAACTTCCTCGTCCTGTTCGATCTGAGTGTGGAGGACAAGCGGTTCAGCTATGAGCTGGTTCCGATCGACCTTCGGCTTACCCATGAGACGGTGACCAAGCGCGGTCTGCCGGTGCTGGCTTCGGAGGAAGCTGCGGGCTCCCTGGTGGAACGGCTGAATGCGGTAAGCAAGGAACGGTATCATACGGAAGTGATCTATGAGGGCGGACGTCTCGTTGTGAGACCGTGTTAA
- a CDS encoding transporter substrate-binding domain-containing protein has protein sequence MKKKWVSGVIVLMLGALIAGCGNKNEAASGEQNSGSADQKTITAATSGVSNPFSYEKDGQLTGYDVEVMKAIFKDLPEYKLEVQAIEFEGILTGLDNGRFQLGANNFSSNEERRSKYNFSLPIIENANVFVVRKDDNTLKAIEDLKGYKAVTEVGNSGATLLENYNEANPDAKAEIMYTDENFVKQFEGIEAGRYDVRIISRVSAEKAIKEHGFTNLKVVPFSTANSDPGSYILLSKSADSSLLDLVNKRIKEMYADGTLLKISQEQLGGDYLPKKELME, from the coding sequence ATGAAGAAGAAGTGGGTGTCGGGGGTTATTGTCTTAATGCTGGGTGCCCTGATTGCGGGCTGCGGGAACAAGAATGAGGCCGCAAGCGGTGAACAGAACAGCGGCAGCGCGGATCAGAAGACGATTACAGCCGCGACCAGCGGAGTCAGCAATCCGTTCAGCTATGAGAAGGACGGCCAGCTGACAGGATATGATGTGGAAGTGATGAAGGCGATTTTCAAAGACCTTCCGGAATATAAATTAGAGGTTCAGGCCATTGAATTCGAGGGAATTCTGACCGGTCTGGATAACGGACGCTTCCAGCTTGGGGCGAACAATTTCAGCTCCAATGAAGAGCGGCGCAGCAAATATAATTTCTCACTGCCGATTATTGAGAATGCCAATGTGTTCGTGGTCCGCAAGGATGACAACACGCTTAAGGCGATAGAGGATCTGAAGGGCTACAAGGCGGTAACGGAAGTAGGCAACTCCGGTGCCACGCTGCTGGAGAATTATAATGAAGCGAATCCGGATGCCAAGGCGGAGATTATGTACACGGATGAGAACTTCGTGAAGCAGTTCGAGGGCATTGAAGCCGGACGTTACGATGTGCGCATTATCTCCCGCGTGTCTGCCGAGAAGGCGATCAAGGAGCATGGCTTCACTAACCTGAAGGTCGTTCCGTTCTCCACAGCAAACAGTGACCCCGGTTCGTACATCCTGTTATCCAAGTCGGCGGACAGCAGCCTGCTGGATCTGGTCAACAAACGGATTAAGGAAATGTATGCAGACGGCACCCTGCTGAAGATCAGCCAGGAACAGCTTGGCGGCGACTATCTGCCGAAGAAAGAGCTAATGGAGTAA
- a CDS encoding HIT family protein — translation MTTTCFICDKHRGNTPQPPGGYIYEDEHWKLCHFPADQSVPGQLVLESQRHLLDFAEMTEEEAGSYGVLVQKIVSALKQATGAERVYTVIMVDGVPHFHAHFLPRRSDSAKGIAFIAQQNSCTEEEAAELAGRLRFLLN, via the coding sequence ATGACCACTACTTGTTTCATTTGTGACAAGCACCGGGGGAATACTCCCCAGCCGCCTGGGGGATACATATATGAAGATGAACACTGGAAATTGTGTCATTTTCCTGCGGATCAATCCGTGCCGGGGCAACTGGTGCTGGAGTCGCAGCGGCATCTGCTTGATTTCGCTGAGATGACGGAGGAGGAAGCGGGCTCATACGGGGTTCTGGTCCAAAAAATAGTGTCAGCGCTCAAACAGGCCACAGGTGCAGAACGAGTCTATACGGTGATCATGGTGGATGGGGTTCCCCATTTCCACGCTCATTTCCTGCCGCGGCGGAGCGACAGCGCGAAGGGGATTGCTTTTATTGCGCAGCAGAACTCCTGTACTGAGGAAGAGGCAGCAGAGCTGGCCGGAAGACTAAGGTTTTTGCTGAATTAG
- a CDS encoding MerR family transcriptional regulator, translating into MYTVKEAASMTGLTEHAVRFYTDKGLVPSLQRDKNNIRLFDDESINWLYGIRCLKQTGLPIESIKTYVDLCLEGDSTVPQRFAMMMEFREAALQQLEEAKQRVAHLEEKALQYKAILEQRIPDLTNPGNWSKLLEQGVKVPARRKRVVRSS; encoded by the coding sequence ATGTATACAGTCAAAGAAGCAGCTTCCATGACGGGACTAACTGAGCATGCGGTGCGCTTTTATACAGATAAAGGACTGGTGCCGAGTCTTCAGCGCGACAAGAACAACATCCGGCTGTTCGACGACGAATCGATCAATTGGCTGTATGGCATCAGATGCCTCAAGCAGACCGGCCTTCCCATTGAAAGCATCAAAACCTATGTCGATCTCTGCCTCGAAGGGGATTCGACGGTTCCCCAGCGCTTCGCTATGATGATGGAGTTCAGGGAAGCAGCACTACAACAACTGGAGGAAGCCAAGCAGCGTGTCGCTCATCTGGAAGAGAAGGCTCTTCAGTATAAGGCCATTCTGGAGCAACGCATCCCTGACCTGACCAACCCCGGCAACTGGAGTAAGCTGCTGGAGCAGGGCGTCAAGGTTCCGGCGCGCCGAAAGCGAGTGGTGCGGTCCTCTTAG
- a CDS encoding glycosyltransferase yields MNLKIPLEFAARFAQLGSNTYIGQGGLIEFPELISIGNNVSVEAPHSIKTAIGDPQIPHTGPAIFVGDGCQISRGAQITAHPKVILERSVLIGPNVQMEGDISIGEGSWIGANCRLSGNIRIGAGSVVKANSIVLDNVPDYCMVSGNPASIIQIYETSSMNWVDVSDHDHAQAILTARSQLPLLSICIPTYNRAPYLDICLHSIFSQIGNNELIEVVVSDNASTDATPAVIDKYMAQYSNMKSVRNDTNIGGDANILYVLQLGRGKFVKMQGDDDYFLDGKIMPLLHELHSHPECGVFHISVINGNRPTLLDSGMSNFLAATTLYAAFISSVVLRREDLENIENPALFIPSKFNQLYLQYSILKDNPNFCIMYGNIFSYGGAYNPKYSFAEVFFNGYPSILSHFVGAGLSAEDIARVKRETLYHYTIPWLRDNKATVTNEEFEEIYKKYYQDEPYYEDGLAIMEAIRQS; encoded by the coding sequence TTGAACTTAAAAATACCACTTGAATTCGCTGCACGATTTGCTCAGTTAGGAAGCAACACCTACATCGGGCAAGGGGGCTTAATTGAGTTTCCAGAGCTAATATCTATTGGAAACAATGTTTCTGTTGAAGCTCCTCACTCTATCAAGACAGCCATTGGAGACCCGCAAATTCCTCATACGGGCCCTGCTATCTTTGTAGGAGACGGATGTCAGATTAGCAGAGGAGCACAAATTACAGCTCACCCCAAGGTTATCTTAGAGCGGAGTGTTCTGATCGGCCCCAACGTTCAAATGGAAGGGGATATTTCCATTGGAGAAGGCTCCTGGATCGGAGCAAACTGCCGCCTATCCGGGAATATACGTATCGGCGCAGGGAGCGTCGTTAAGGCAAACAGCATAGTCTTGGACAATGTTCCTGACTACTGCATGGTTTCAGGTAATCCCGCATCGATTATACAAATCTATGAGACCTCCTCCATGAACTGGGTGGATGTGTCTGATCATGACCACGCCCAGGCTATTCTTACTGCCCGAAGCCAACTCCCGCTGTTATCTATCTGCATCCCAACTTACAACCGCGCACCTTATCTGGACATTTGCCTTCACTCTATTTTCTCACAAATCGGAAATAACGAACTAATCGAAGTCGTGGTGTCCGATAACGCCTCCACAGATGCCACGCCAGCGGTCATAGACAAATATATGGCTCAGTACTCCAATATGAAGTCAGTACGCAATGACACGAACATTGGTGGGGATGCTAATATTCTTTATGTATTACAGTTGGGGAGAGGGAAATTTGTAAAAATGCAAGGCGATGATGATTATTTCCTGGACGGCAAAATTATGCCTCTGCTTCATGAATTGCACAGTCATCCGGAATGCGGAGTCTTTCACATTAGTGTCATCAACGGAAATAGGCCTACCCTTCTGGACTCCGGCATGAGTAATTTCCTGGCAGCCACCACCCTTTATGCGGCTTTTATCAGTTCTGTTGTTCTAAGACGTGAGGATTTGGAGAACATTGAGAACCCAGCGTTATTCATACCCAGCAAATTCAATCAGTTATATCTTCAATACTCTATATTGAAGGACAACCCGAACTTCTGCATTATGTACGGTAATATCTTCAGCTATGGGGGAGCTTATAATCCCAAATACAGTTTTGCGGAAGTTTTTTTTAATGGTTATCCATCTATTCTTAGCCATTTTGTAGGTGCCGGCTTGAGTGCTGAAGACATCGCCCGAGTAAAAAGGGAGACATTGTATCACTACACTATACCATGGCTTCGCGATAATAAAGCAACTGTGACCAATGAAGAATTCGAAGAAATTTACAAAAAATACTATCAAGATGAGCCCTACTATGAGGATGGCCTTGCCATCATGGAAGCAATACGCCAATCCTAA
- a CDS encoding glycosyltransferase: MSHSLEPNPVPRFFYCGKNTDISPIGQLHYPEFLLIGDRVTIREDYCIQSAAQDSLPVPKIIIGDDCRCEQGLTLHALNRIEIKHHVTIGSNVSISDARHEYRQIGLPVLAQGWMDNAGEVIIGEGTQIADGTVISGNIRIGKYCVIQPGSLVEQDLPDYCVAGGSPAQILQQEMPIPQRETAGLNQESSIQESTPLLSICIPTYNRAIYLDLCLSCIFSQLQDDSRVEVIVCDNASTDATPQVIARYASRYPALKSYRNSTNIGGDRNIYLVAQLAKGKFIKWQGDDDYFVEGSIPSLLDVIHDHMQCGIIYLNVHNHDGQVYTAEGAPAYLRTSGIMCTFISGIILRREDFKQIEEPFRYIDLSLNQAYMQYEILNKNPSFCVVNRRMFNFSGNPPSGYNLGEVVFRSYQTILRHFIGKGLSEEDVRQEKLVSLYSYILPWYTGIMRDHAPVFTDNFEDLFREFYGEEPYFEDFLLRIASIKAQAEC; the protein is encoded by the coding sequence ATGTCACACTCTTTAGAGCCCAACCCAGTTCCCCGTTTCTTTTACTGTGGCAAAAACACAGATATCTCTCCCATCGGACAACTTCATTATCCCGAGTTCCTTCTCATTGGCGACAGGGTAACAATCAGGGAGGATTACTGTATACAGTCTGCAGCACAAGATTCTTTGCCTGTTCCCAAAATTATTATAGGAGATGATTGCAGATGTGAACAAGGCCTCACCCTTCATGCCCTAAACCGGATTGAAATCAAGCACCATGTCACCATAGGAAGTAATGTTAGTATATCAGATGCCAGGCATGAGTATCGTCAGATAGGATTACCAGTATTGGCACAAGGATGGATGGATAACGCCGGAGAAGTTATCATCGGGGAAGGAACACAAATAGCCGATGGAACGGTTATTTCAGGTAATATCAGAATAGGTAAATACTGTGTAATTCAGCCTGGAAGCTTGGTTGAGCAAGATCTTCCGGATTATTGTGTGGCAGGCGGATCTCCGGCACAAATTCTACAGCAGGAGATGCCTATTCCCCAACGGGAGACAGCAGGTTTGAATCAAGAATCCAGCATACAGGAATCTACTCCACTTCTGTCCATTTGTATTCCGACTTATAACCGTGCAATCTATCTCGATCTCTGTCTTTCCTGCATTTTCAGTCAATTGCAGGACGACAGCCGGGTAGAAGTCATTGTCTGTGACAATGCCTCCACAGATGCTACCCCTCAAGTGATTGCACGGTATGCCAGCCGTTATCCTGCTCTCAAATCCTACAGAAACAGCACGAACATAGGGGGCGACCGCAATATATATCTTGTAGCTCAACTGGCAAAAGGCAAATTTATAAAATGGCAGGGTGATGATGATTATTTTGTGGAGGGCTCAATCCCCTCTCTGCTTGATGTCATCCATGATCATATGCAGTGCGGAATTATATATTTGAATGTGCATAACCATGATGGCCAGGTTTATACTGCAGAAGGTGCACCCGCCTATCTTCGGACCTCAGGTATTATGTGTACCTTTATTTCCGGCATCATTCTACGAAGGGAAGATTTTAAACAAATTGAAGAACCTTTCCGCTATATTGATTTATCGCTGAATCAAGCCTACATGCAGTACGAAATATTAAACAAAAACCCGAGCTTTTGCGTGGTGAACCGGAGAATGTTTAATTTTTCCGGAAATCCTCCTTCAGGGTATAATCTCGGGGAAGTCGTCTTCCGTAGTTATCAGACTATTTTGCGTCATTTCATTGGTAAAGGATTAAGTGAAGAAGATGTGCGGCAAGAAAAGCTGGTTTCCCTCTACAGTTATATTCTACCTTGGTACACGGGAATCATGCGTGATCATGCCCCTGTTTTTACTGATAACTTTGAGGATCTCTTTAGAGAATTTTATGGAGAAGAGCCGTATTTCGAAGATTTCCTGCTGCGAATTGCAAGTATAAAAGCTCAGGCAGAATGCTGA
- a CDS encoding class I SAM-dependent methyltransferase — protein sequence MHKQDTQESQPSNLLNYANFLYSQANYENAAVFYDKFLLEASAMNEEILEACGKLSDCYVASGDFNKALLAAFQSFAYGIPHPVICYKIGASFMEQGQIKTAIFWFKMATQETIAHEHVNYDAAFANWLPHLQLCMCYESLGEHEKAFHHHKIAQKYNPDHPSLVYNQKYFESLFHGIENSSSKAHLEAEVLEGNDSSSIDINSEILNTEQNDVIFTGERVVINDAVKKNHGDVLEEHLNRYRLAQKFVKDKRVLDAACGAGYGSKMLQVAGASHVLGVDIDEASLYNARKTYGHEQIDYAYGNVNKLELEDNSFDVVVSFETIEHIDDGSVWIQESARLLKDDGIFIVSTPNRSIANPAAYFVEQPRNHYHKYEYTITELVGELLKEYDILGLYGQTFVSDYSAFQAQVVRNARAMPPTTTPYDNPVINGYELMDLGRVKDMNPLYVVAVCRKKRA from the coding sequence ATGCATAAACAGGATACACAAGAATCTCAACCATCTAATTTATTGAATTACGCTAACTTTCTATATAGTCAGGCGAATTATGAGAACGCTGCTGTATTTTATGATAAGTTTCTTTTGGAAGCGTCGGCGATGAATGAAGAAATCCTAGAAGCCTGCGGGAAACTCTCAGACTGTTATGTTGCATCTGGAGATTTCAATAAAGCCTTGTTAGCCGCTTTTCAATCCTTTGCTTATGGCATTCCGCATCCCGTGATCTGTTATAAAATTGGAGCTTCATTTATGGAGCAAGGCCAAATAAAGACGGCTATTTTCTGGTTTAAAATGGCTACCCAAGAAACGATTGCACATGAACACGTAAACTATGATGCCGCTTTTGCCAACTGGCTCCCTCATTTGCAGTTATGTATGTGTTATGAATCGTTGGGCGAACACGAGAAAGCCTTTCACCATCATAAAATAGCCCAAAAATATAATCCCGATCATCCAAGTTTAGTATACAATCAAAAGTATTTTGAATCTTTGTTCCACGGAATCGAAAATTCCTCTTCAAAGGCTCACCTAGAGGCTGAAGTATTGGAGGGAAACGACTCAAGTTCAATAGATATCAACTCAGAAATACTGAATACAGAACAAAACGATGTAATTTTTACAGGAGAACGGGTTGTTATTAACGATGCCGTCAAAAAGAATCATGGAGATGTGCTGGAGGAGCATTTGAACAGATACAGATTAGCCCAAAAGTTCGTCAAAGACAAACGGGTGCTAGATGCGGCTTGCGGGGCAGGGTATGGCAGTAAGATGCTGCAGGTGGCTGGTGCAAGTCACGTCCTTGGCGTAGATATTGATGAAGCCAGCTTATACAATGCGCGCAAAACATATGGTCATGAGCAGATTGATTATGCTTACGGAAATGTCAACAAGCTTGAACTTGAAGACAACAGCTTTGATGTTGTTGTTTCCTTTGAGACTATTGAGCACATTGATGACGGCAGTGTATGGATACAAGAATCCGCCAGACTTCTCAAGGATGATGGAATCTTTATTGTCTCTACACCTAACCGCAGCATAGCAAATCCTGCAGCCTACTTTGTGGAACAGCCAAGAAATCATTATCACAAATATGAATATACGATTACTGAGCTTGTGGGGGAGTTACTGAAAGAATATGATATCCTGGGACTGTACGGGCAAACCTTCGTCTCCGATTATTCAGCCTTCCAAGCCCAGGTTGTCAGAAATGCGAGAGCGATGCCCCCTACAACTACCCCATATGACAATCCCGTCATTAACGGATACGAGCTAATGGATCTGGGAAGAGTTAAAGATATGAATCCCTTGTATGTTGTGGCTGTGTGCAGAAAAAAACGCGCTTAG